From the genome of Thiobacter sp. AK1, one region includes:
- the petA gene encoding ubiquinol-cytochrome c reductase iron-sulfur subunit — protein MSNQGVNRTRRRLIVATSVVGGAGVLAAAWPFIASMNPSQRAKAAGAPVEVDISKIEPGSYATVEWRGKPVWVIYRTKEMLELLDKHDDRLSDPKSESSIQPEYCKNHRAIKDQYMVVIGICTHLGCSPSPKLKPVSDNETGPDWPGGFYCPCHGSRFDLAARVFKGSPAPTNMVVPPHRYVTDTRILIGEDTKGA, from the coding sequence ATGAGTAACCAAGGAGTCAATCGCACCCGCCGCCGTCTCATCGTCGCCACCTCGGTGGTGGGTGGGGCAGGCGTGCTGGCGGCGGCCTGGCCGTTCATCGCCAGCATGAACCCCAGTCAGCGGGCCAAGGCCGCCGGCGCGCCGGTGGAGGTGGACATCAGCAAGATCGAGCCCGGCAGCTACGCTACGGTGGAATGGCGCGGCAAACCGGTGTGGGTGATCTACCGCACCAAGGAAATGCTGGAGCTTCTGGACAAGCATGACGACCGCCTGTCCGATCCGAAATCCGAAAGCTCCATCCAACCCGAGTACTGCAAGAACCACCGCGCGATCAAGGATCAGTACATGGTGGTCATCGGCATCTGCACCCACCTGGGCTGCTCGCCAAGCCCCAAGCTTAAGCCCGTTTCCGACAACGAGACCGGTCCCGATTGGCCCGGCGGTTTCTACTGCCCCTGCCATGGTTCCCGCTTCGACCTGGCGGCGCGCGTGTTCAAAGGCTCGCCCGCGCCCACCAACATGGTGGTGCCGCCTCACCGCTACGTGACCGATACCCGCATCCTGATCGGCGAAGACACCAAGGGAGCGTAA